The region CGCGATCGAACTCGACGAATTGCAGGGGATCGTGGAACTCGTCGCGCGCGGCGTCGGCGTGGCGTTGATTCCGGATACCGTGGGGCTTGGTAAATGGCCGGCCACTGTCACCGCGCTCGAACTCGGCGACGCGACGTTTCACCGCGAAATCGGACTGGTGCTACGGCCGCAGCATAGCCGTCAGGCCGTGGCGAGTGCGCTGGCGGATTGCATCGGGACCGCGGCTGGGGCGTGAGTGGCTTGAGCGTATTGGGACGGTAGTGCTCATGCATGTGTCGAATATGAACGGGTGTTCGGCGCGGCCGGGTGGCTAGCGTTGCCTCCTGCGCTGGCCTTGCCCAAGCCCAAACCCAAGCCGCCCAGATTGTGCTGTCGTGCTGACCGGCAACTGTATCTTTGACAAGCGCACCGCCGCCCTCAGAATAGCTGGCCGCGCATCGAATCGTCATTCCCAGCCGCGCTCGCATCGAGCGTGGTGTTTGCTCCGCTACCGAGACCCACCCATGATCGTCAGCAGCTTTGTCACCGCCGATGTCCTGATCGCCTACGGCGCCTATTTCGTCGGTACCGCGAGTCCGGGGCCGAGCAATCTCGCGATCATGTCGCTGGCCATGAGCGCGGGCCGCCGCGCCGCGCTGACTTTCGCACTGGGCGTCGTCTCGGGTTCGTTCTTCTGGGCGCTGCTGGCGTCGCTGGGTTTGTCGGCGGTGCTCGCTTCCTATTCGGAAGCGCTGATCGCGGTGAAGATCGCCGGCGGGCTGTATCTGCTGTGGCTCGGCTTCAAATCCGCGCGCTCCGCGTTCAGCGCCGCCGCGTTGCCTGCCCAAACCGCGCGCGCGGACGAATCGCCGAAGCGGCTTTATCTGCGTGGCCTGCTGTTGCATCTCACCAATCCAAAAGCGATTCTGGTGTGGTTGTCCATCGTGTCGCTGGCGGTCTCGCCGAACGGCGGCGCATCCCATACGGCAGCGGTGGTGCTCGGCTGCATGGTCATCGGCGTGTCGGTGTTCAGCAGCTACGCGGTGCTGTTCTCGACTTCGTCGGCGCGCCGCATCTATCTGTCGATCCGGCGTTGGCTCGACGGCTCGCTCGCCGTGATGTTCGGTATCGCCGGCATCAAG is a window of Paraburkholderia sp. D15 DNA encoding:
- a CDS encoding LysE family translocator encodes the protein MIVSSFVTADVLIAYGAYFVGTASPGPSNLAIMSLAMSAGRRAALTFALGVVSGSFFWALLASLGLSAVLASYSEALIAVKIAGGLYLLWLGFKSARSAFSAAALPAQTARADESPKRLYLRGLLLHLTNPKAILVWLSIVSLAVSPNGGASHTAAVVLGCMVIGVSVFSSYAVLFSTSSARRIYLSIRRWLDGSLAVMFGIAGIKMLTSKS